Genomic segment of Oreochromis niloticus isolate F11D_XX unplaced genomic scaffold, O_niloticus_UMD_NMBU tig00008274_pilon, whole genome shotgun sequence:
ACCTAAAGGGCAGAGAAACACATGAATCGGTGAGAATGAAACTGGGGCATTCTGGGAGTGTTGTTAGCTAATGTGTGATTTAGACTTCCTAACTTACAGTGTCACTGGAACTCCCTTTAACCCTTCACCCAACTTCACGTAACCTGACATGCACCTCctgcccacatagcaaaattggtatggcccagatctggcccaacaatgtgcttacacatggccacataccgcaaagactGACGGCCCTTtgtggcccagatcaggtttgccaaGGAGGCCCAGACATGGGCCAgccaaggccagttgcagacacactggtggtcctgtgctagCCCATCTCTGGCACAAAGgacgtcattctttgcggtatgtgggccatgtgtagttgtgtgcagccacgggccagtcGCAGAACACAGCTgaccctgtgctggcccagatgtcagccaatgtgtaccttaatcaagccatgtaataacacaTGTGCCGAACATAATATGTGCAAAGTAACATTACGAACTCTGTCAGACAGTGATGAACTGATTCTTTACAGCACATTTCCTTTCCCAAGTCATACCTGAATTtgaacgttggctaccatagcagtatagttaTCAACATGGCACTTGGGTCTTCCAACTAAATAGGAAATAGGAACATaaagtgccatcattgccagacctggcccaatCTGGTTGACATataccctgccatgacaccagtcagtcagaagtgccagcttgatggcCGGATCAGGGGAgactgttttctatgagcctgggccacatgacccaaaccacaatcgagcaagatatggcatgccatcacatagacagttGCCATCTATACAGCCTGGCCATATCTGGATGgcatacgtcttatcatgccagaagtcagccagcagtgccggctgataccagatctgggccagacctgcttgctatgtgggttaGAGATGTAACTACACGTTGGGTCGACACAGCCTGCAAGGACTTAAATGGTTAGAAGGTTGCGCTGCAGGATCAAGAGGGGTTTCCAGTTATCTCGTAAGTTAGGACACATTTCCTGCAAAAGTCGAAATCAAAATTTACCTGTGATGTTATCATAAGTCCTGAAGTTCATTTCTATGTGGTCCCACTGGAAAATCatacagctctctgtgctgggaGCAGAAATGGCCACGTAGACATCATTCTTATAGCTGAATGTGTCAACAGACAACGATTCTGAGGCAACAGACTGATGAAGGATGAAATCTGTGGAAAGGAACATCgggaaatgtatttttcacaAACCAGCAAAGCCACGTTAAATGAATAACCTCTACACAACTTAGAAAGACTGTGCTGAGTTCTGATCCTGATCTCAGCTGGACATGAGAGAAGGGCAGCTGGCTCAGGTGTTTCTCACCTGTGGAGACACACTCATTCTGCAGGCTGGTCATATCATTGAGGCGCTTGCCCTTCATGTCCTCTGGTCCAGCACACAACATCCGACACTGTGGCATTGGTGTTCTTTAACCACGTCATAAGCCACTTGGCTCTGCAGTCACATTCAAAGGCATTGCCTCGCAGGTCCTGCAGAAAGGGAATATTGTGTTTCATGGCTGAATTGGGAGAAAGACAGACTGCAAGAATTACTCAGTACGCTATTTGCCTATTTAACTATGTACAAACTTACAGCTCTATAAGGAGTCAAGGTCAATGAGAGGTCCCTGGGCAAGGCTTTAATGTTATGTTTGCCAAAGACCTGGAAACAAATGCAGTTGATTATGAAAAAGACATCATTAAATCATGTATAACAGATAACAGTTGTATTTTCAGTCACTGGAACATACAAGTGAGTC
This window contains:
- the LOC109198039 gene encoding leucine-rich repeat LGI family member 2-like, which translates into the protein MPQCRMLCAGPEDMKGKRLNDMTSLQNECVSTDFILHQSVASESLSVDTFSYKNDVYVAISAPSTESCMIFQWDHIEMNFRTYDNITGQSIVGCKSVIIENEVFVIVAQLFGGSHITS